One Capsicum annuum cultivar UCD-10X-F1 chromosome 2, UCD10Xv1.1, whole genome shotgun sequence genomic window carries:
- the LOC107860020 gene encoding ribosomal RNA small subunit methyltransferase, mitochondrial: MLHRNKFLSNKITNRIMSHHFLRQNCRTMSTRRFNNVKDEDEQYHNKLRRKTENEEAQIYLLKSRGQHLLMNPRVLNTIVQKSNILPTDTVLEIGPGTGNLTLKLLEVAEKVIAIEIDKRMVEILHKRVAERGLQGRLTVICQDALKTEFPQFDLMVANIPYGISSPLVAKLVYGKNSYRSGTLLLQKEFARRLLANPGDSEFNRLAVNVKLVADVEFVMNVSKKDFLPCPKVDSSVVKIHPKTEIPEVDFDEWCAFTRTCFTKKNKTLGAIFKQKGMLMELMKLQETKGDEENNTIYSDYHVNDAEDEDGARNEGNGNFSSTVGKDLNLFKEIINDILRSGGFEDKRPSKLSHEELLDLLSLFNQARIHFHGQVKPMDESEAELASAFDPL; encoded by the exons ATGCTTCATCGTAACAAATTTCTCTCCAACAAAATTACAAACCGAATCATGAGCCATCATTTTCTCCGACAAAATTGTCGTACGATGTCGACTCGCCGGTTCAACAACGTCAAAGATGAAGATGAACAGTATCATAACAAACTCCGTAGAAAAACTGAAAATGAAGAAGCACAAATTTATTTGCTTAAGAGTAGAGGTCAGCATCTTCTAATGAATCCTCGAGTCCTTAATACCATTGTCCAAAAATCCAACATACTTCCTACTGATACCGTTCTAGAAATTGGACCCGGCACTGGTAATCTCACCCTGAAGCTTCTAGAAGTTGCcgaaaaagttatagccattgaAATTGACAAACGTATGGTAGAGATTCTTCACAAGCGCGTCGCTGAACGAGGACTTCAAGGCCGTTTAACT GTTATATGCCAAGATGCTTTAAAAACTGAGTTTCCCCAGTTTGATCTTATGGTTGCCAATATCCCTTATGGAATTTCCTCACCTCTGGTTGCTAAATTGGTTTATGGGAAGAACTCATACAGGAGTGGGACACTGCTGTTGCAGAAAGAATTTGCAAGGAGGCTATTGGCAAATCCAGGGGATTCAGAGTTTAATAGATTAGCAGTGAACGTGAAGCTGGTGGCCGACGTAGAGTTTGTCATGAATGTGAGCAAGAAGGACTTTTTGCCATGTCCAAAGGTTGATTCTTCTGTTGTGAAGATACATCCTAAAACTGAAATTCCGGAGGTGGACTTTGACGAATGGTGTGCATTTACAAGAACTTGCTtcaccaagaaaaataaaacattgGGTGCCATCTTTAAGCAGAAAGGAATGTTGATGGAGTTAATGAAACTGCAAGAAACCAAAGGAGATGAAGAGAATAACACAATTTACAGTGATTATCATGTTAATGATGCCGAAGATGAAGATGGGGCGAGGAATGAAGGCAATGGCAATTTCTCTTCCACTGTGGGAAAGGACCTGAACTTGTTTAAAGAGATAATCAATGACATTTTAAGATCTGGTGGATTTGAAGATAAGAGGCCTTCAAAGCTCTCTCATGAGGAGCTTCTGGACTTGCTTTCTTTATTCAATCAAGCTAGGATACATTTTCATGGTCAAGTAAAACCAATGGATGAAAGTGAAGCAGAACTTGCCTCTGCATTTGATCCATTATGA